The Aedes albopictus strain Foshan chromosome 2, AalbF5, whole genome shotgun sequence region GATCATCTCCGTGGCGGTGGCCCTTCCCGATGGATACCACGCCCATCATGGCCATGCCCACGCTGCCCCGGCCGTTGAGTACACCTTCCCCGTCAAGGTACCGGAAGTGAAGTGTGGCCACCAGCTGTTGATCAACTGTAACCCACACCACTCCGTTGTGCCATGCAACAAGGCTGCCCCGGCTCCAGCGTACCACGCTGCTCCAGCTTATCATCACGCTCCGGCACACCACCATGCCCCGGCTCATGGACACTACCCTCATTGACTGATTTATTGGGTTCCGTATGATTTTGATTCAAGTGATGTTTGTTCTTTGGGTTGTTTTCAAAAGTAACTAtttattgtttttgttgtttgatttagttttgcaaaaataaaaataatcgtCTGAATATGTTATGTTTCGAATTTTACTTTTTGAGGCAAAACTGAGTACCTTTTTTTCAGAGCGTAATTTGCAagtgtttgcttttttttttcaaactaacAGTTTGATGCCAGCTGAGAATCATGAATTGGAATTTGGCGAATATGGTAATAATTTGCGAGAATTATACTCAAGTTGGTTTCACTAATTTGTTGATTTGGGCGCCCATATTGTCGATGCGAGGAATGCGTGATTACTCAGCAAGACCGTAGTGAGAAATTCGAACACGAAATCATAAATGATTCAAATTTGGGCAAGATTGGGCTATTATGCATAAGGTTAGAGCCGTTGTAGCCGTTAATATTATCATGATAGCCTCATCTGAACAGTTATATCTTCGCAGTCAATGAACCGAATGatatgaaattttgattatttctaACCCATATAATGAATTATGAAAACGCTTGATTTAACTAAACCTACAGATACCTCGAACGCTGAACACCAAGAAGTAtggtaaaataaataaataaaaaaaaaatcgatgcaccagTAGCCTTGAATGCCGATTAAGGATGTGTTTCATATTCATACGTGTTTCAATAGTCTTATTCATATATATGGAGCAAACTGTCCTGAAATTAAATTCTTCCAATCTACAGAAGTAATTTTGTtcatttcaataacatataaTAACACTAAATAATCTGCTGTAATTCTTGAGTTTCTGGAAAACTCGAAAGCCGCCCATTGACAATATTATGATAATCCAGCTTGTCCAGACTAGTTAAAAGTTAGGAACCTCAAATCTATACttataacagtagccatatccaCTAAcaaagtaacgttgcataatctacAATGGTTGCCGGACCTATTCGAAGACAAAAATAgttaaaagatgtttttttcaacacgagtcgtacatttatccgacgaggGTTGCCGAGTTTGATAAATACGATCATATTCGCTGTACGGTGTAACGTTGCGAAAGTAAGATGATTAAAACCACTCAAATTACTTGACATATAAAGAATGATATATATTGTTCCATACTTTCGGGATATCCTACGCCATCCGTGATTTTGGATTTAAACTTTTGCTGGATgacggaattttcagaagaaaacaACAAACTTTGgggaaaatacgaaaaaaaaaccgaagaGTCTCATCGATTTGTCAATTTATGAATTtatctaaaaaatccttcagaaaatatttcaagcattccttcgggatttcctccattgattctccaagagctccttcaaaaactcttagatttttactaaaaaatcttcaaaaattccttccaaaagtTTACCTTGAAACCACCAGAACCATTTCTTTGGCTTTCCCCAAGGAAACATTGCTGTGATTACTCCGAGAATTTCCCTTGTAATTTTATTATTCTTCCGAAGATTTCACAGAAATTTCAGtcatcctggaaattctccaagaaatcctttgggatttgttTCAAGATATGTACCTCTAGCAAATTTTCCAAGTAttagtctaggaatttctccaaaaaatcgttcatcaatttttccaagaattattgtatgaatttctccaaggattacttcattttctgatttgtttttcttttatttgatcCTGTATCAGTAACATCCAAATATAACGGCTAAATATTTATTTGGGTAGGGATGGATACCATAACTTTTGATctagtttcagagagcgagtaatggcgcttaagcctaggtttgagagccagggcatacgggggaaataccgttgccccatcccaggattccagaggacatgtggtgacattaacattcttagcaaagtcactcccaacgaagcgATATATAATTCTCCCTTTTcacagaacggttggtacgagatgcccCCTGTCGGGATCCAACGTACCTCGTATTAGTGGACTGTATGTGGGGGGATTCCTGTACCCAACATCAGTGGTGGTGCAAATGGCGAATTCCTGGGTGATGGGCTATTCGTCTGCCAACGGCGATCTCCAGAAGATCTTGTGGTTCCTTGGGACGACTGGGAGCTTCAGAGGGGTTTCCGGCTTGGTTTTTACACATAATATACACGAATTCACGATTTGAAACACAATGCACATATATTGAAAAGAACTACGTAAAGATATACAtttattccttaaaaaatactgaCACGCGTGCCCTACTCTTTGGATGCTTATGATTTACTAAACCTAAATTGCCTAACAATCTAATTCGTTCCCTCAATCTCTCAAGCAGCATCCCGATGCGATGTTTCCCGATCAGGAGATAAAGAGATGAGAGAGGCATGAGTTCATCCTCATAATGGGAATTAGCCGTGTGGAACCTATTGAAATCTCTCGTGCTCATCTGTCTATTTATAACTCGTCGATGGTAAAACAGATAACTGCCAGGATTGTAGTTGGTGGTGAGCTATTCTCCAACACCCCCGTTtgcagattcaaaaaaaaaaaaaatacaataaaaacgctgcacagtaggccttgcTACTTTAATGCTTGCaatgcatctctgatgcactgcaaccattaataatgacaagaaaaatgataggagtagtcgatcctatcattttccaggattctttcaatgaatggctgtgtatgtgtagactagactagactagactagaatttctccaaggattacttcacgaATTTTTAAGAAGAGTTTCTCTTAGGAACcctcagaggtttctccaaataTGTTGAAAAGATAACCACtagtccctctgttattggctgtttccggtcaaaatggatttttaagcggaattactttatatcttccaacgtttcggcccttggtttgggccttcctcagggaggttataggcgtAACCACAAGATTTTATTTAAGAATCCCCCAACAATATCTTCAAAAGCTTCTTCAGATACTTTTCAGGGAATTCATCCAACGACTCCTGAGGgaattttctatggattcctcaaaagatttttttttcaaaaattgctgcaaaagttttttatgaattcctttgaggattcctccaggaattcatacaaagATTACTATCAGAAGTTCTCTTAGAACTTCTGCTAATCTCCCAGGGCTCCACCAAGGTTTCTTTCATGGTTTTTTCATGcacattcctttatgaatttcttcaacgGTTCCTCATGGAagcggaattcctctaaagattcttacaGCAcatagtccaggaattcctggaaaaaaaatccagcaagaattcctcggaAGATTTATGCAAGTTTTTCTCTTAAATgtcatctatgaaattctgcagcaattctttcttccaatattttttcaacaaaaaaaaaaggagTAAGAGCTCGCGAAGTAATCCGAAAAAGAagacctggagaaatctgtggatgcattccaaaaggaattctcgcagaaatccCATCTGCAATTCCCGATGAAATCCTTGCagactggaaggaattcttgaaacatgtccagaaggaattcgtgagGGAATCCCCGTAAGAAGGGTGAAGAAATCTTAGGTAGAaagtccgaaaaaaaaaatccaaatggaatttctgaagcgattccgggagatatttttgaagcaatcccgagaaaaattcctgatacaatccctagagaatttttcgaggaaatcATCATACATGAACTCCTGAACGTATCCCTGTAAAAATTCCCtttttaattcctggaggacttgtgAAATTCCTACtgttagaatccctggaggaattttcgccgGTATTTACAAGAATTActcctgaagaaataaaaaaaaaaacgcggtaaTACCAAGATCTGatggaatctttcaaggaattcttgaaggatttcatgcagaaattcctagacagaGGCATTCTGAAAACAATCTCAGACGGAATTCCTTAAGTGCTTAAGTAATCTaaagaataattcctgaaggaatccctggatgaattccagcagGCATTCCCGCAGAAATAGCAGgtgaattcccaaagaaagtgtagaattagctcaagGTTAAAATTAACGTTTATAAAAGTATAAAAAAATCCCGAATaaaatcttttaggaataccgggaggtattcctaaaaCAATCTCAGGATAAAATCCCAGGTGGAAACTCTAGGATTTTGTCAGGAATTCTTACGGGATTGCATCATTTATTTTTCCCGggatagctgaaggaatccctggaagaatgtctgaataaatctgtggatgaatttctaaacaaatctttagaggattttcattgagaatctctggatgaattcctgatggaatttacactgttaaaatccctgtaggaatgcaTGAAgtgatccctcaaggaattcctcaacgaattcctagaggaatttccgaaggagtcccaggagaaattgaCGAAGTAATTCCTAAGGTAATCCCAggactaattcctgaaggaatctcagaaaatatttgaagtaatatcaaaaagaatttttgaaagaatctttggagaaattcctggtggaatccctggaggaattcttgaatgaattccagaagcaatcccgggaggaattcctggaagagtccgtggagtaatttctgatgaaatctgatGTTTTGAAGTATTtgcaaagaatttctggaggttttcgtAAGAATTAATAagcaatcctgggaggaattcgtacaggaatcCTCAGACTGATATCTAAACGAATCccaataagaattcctgaaagcattccagcatgaattcctggaaggtatatctgatggaattcttgaagctttctcaggaataattcctgaaggaatcccagaagaaattcctgatgaaattccgacaggaattaaAGAATGCTAGAGAATCTAGACTCTAGAAGAAGCCAGAGATTAGATTcttaaggaatgcctagagaaattatgaaaataatccatggtgggattcctgaacgtatcactgaaggaattcctgagttcATAAAGGCATCGTTAGAGAAATCTCATCACATTCGTTGAGAAATTCGTGTAGcgatctctggaggaaatttcattttttttatcgaatATTCCATCTATAATTCCTtttcgaaattcctctaagaatgcgAAGAATAAGTACTTAGAAACattcttttagcgattttttctgatatttcagcTAGGACTCCAAAGGGAATGCCTTCTGGAATGTCTACCTTAAGGAATTATTTCCGCgatacctttaggaatccctttgggaCTCTCAAGGTTTCCCTTGCatattcctctaaggattgttcaagaaattcctatagaatactTCAAGggtagcaagaattcctccagttattttatCAGAAATATATCTTAGTCTCTTCCAGGTATTTCAGGAATCCATGCAGCAACTTTCTTGGTACatatttcatcgggaatttcttttaggatttctcaaagaattacttctgaaaatccaagaattccttcaagtattccagctgggattccattGGGATTGCCTTCTAGGGATCCCTTTGGGAATCCACCATGAATTTCGGGAATTTCATTCTAGTTTCATAGTAAAAAAGCATAAGCAGCTACAAAACTTTCTGTTCATGTCGTCATCAGATTTGACCCCCTTCCCCTTGGAATGCTTCTGTTATATAGAGCCTGCTTCAAAATAGCCCGGTATTTTTCGATGGGCCTTAGTTCCGATGTGTTtgatgagggggaggggggttgggtCATGTCCTTGGGTACGAAAGTGGTTCTGAAGGCTTCGTGCCACTCCAGAACAACATTTGAATAcactaaaacttttttttatacaGGTTATTTTATGTACTTTTAATTTATCCACGTTTTTTTACGCCCTGCATAAAAAGTGGGAAGGCTACACAAAACCAATATtatgcataagaaaatgtaaaaACGGCAACTATCGCCGGCCAGAGTCGTTTATTGGGGAGAGAAAAGGGAGGCCATAGGAGCCTTTCTAGAGGGTACCAGAAGAGCTCAGGGGCGTTACAAGAGAGTTCCAGTGGTTCAGAGGGGTACCTGAATgactcaagggcgtttcaggaggtcccagggggtttcagggatctCAGCGGCACTTTAGGGTTCAGGGGGTCTAGGGGGCTCAGGAACACTTCAAATGGTCTCGGGAGATCTAGGTTACTTCAGAGGCCTCAAAGGGCATTTCGAGGGGGCTCAACAACGTTccggggggtttcaggggttaCCAGGAGATCTCAAAGGAGTTTCAACGTGGTCCCGGAGAGTTTGATGCGGTACGAGGAGACCTCAGGGGCGTTTCCATGGGGTCCACAGGTCAAGGCAATAATGGCTGACAATCACCAAAAGTAGTAGTCTAATTACATAACTGAGCTTTTGTGGTAAGTAGAAGGCCCCATGGTGTTCGTGGAGTTACGAGGAGATGTCGGAGCGATTGAGTGAGTCTCAGTATTTGCTTAGGGGGTtccctggaggtctcaggggagtATCATTAGTcttaggggtgtttcaaggggcctcagaggcatttcaggggatttcagggaatGCCAAGAGATTACAGATGCGTTTTAAGGGGTATTATGAGGTCTTAAAGGCGTTCAAGGGCCCAAGATCGCcttaggggtgtttcagggggtcttagtgacgtttcagaggattttagaaGGTATCAGGAGATTTCGGGTGGTCAAGAGATCTTTTTAGATTGTTTCATACAAGTTTGGTCCGTGCGATCGCATAAATGGTCAGATATAAAAAACTTTAAGCATCATTCTAATGCTTGTTGTTAGACCTAATAGATACATGTGTCGAAATTTTTATTCCAGTTATTGAACTAGTTACCGTGGCAATTTAGTAAAAAAATTGACTGTTTATTGTGTTCAACTAAAAATAATAGCTacaaattttcaacaaattcaaactttttcaCTTGGACGAATTAGATGCAACACAAAGCTTTCATAAAGCTAAGCAAATATCAGAAATATGCAAAAAAGGGGGCAGCCATGCCCTagaatttctcgggaatcccCTGAGAAACGTCCCTGAGGTTACCTGGAAGCCTCTTAAagcgctcctgagatcccttgaattgggttgtttagtaaaaaaaaatattgctattttctgtagcctaatcgagagagcttatttttctgagtataacgtgattttattggactccaatacctttgttttgatggttaaattaacgaaacagtttaaattttcgtggatagaatgacagttcaatcgataaagtgacagttcgacccgaacaaaaaattttccccatacaaactttaaatgcatttcaaagatagttcccggacttcaaaaattatgaaattttggatttcgactaatttttgggcggagaatccgattatgaaataatccggatacccctaaagaacccaattgcccCTGAGACCACCTGGAACCTTCTTGAAGCGCCCCTAAGATCTTCTGGTAccctaaaattttctgaaaagccCCTGAAATCTGCGAGAACTCCCCATGAAACCCCTTGCAGTAGGCCTGAGctacatggatttcttctgagacaccctgaaacacccctgaaatcccatCCCTTGAAGGCCTctgtaaaccccctgaaacgtcccggagatctcctggtaccccttgaAATCTTCCTgacacgcccctgagatctcctgataccCCGTGAAATACTTTGGGACACCCAAAACGCTCTTGCAATCTCCCTTTGTTCTCCCGTATAAACGTCCCCTGGCCGCTGATGCCATAGTTAACGTCATTACTCCATTATCGCATTGATGCGCCAACGAAACCTTTTAAAAACGCTCTTAAACAACCCTCTGAAACGTCTCTAAAGTCCCCTGGAACTATAATTTTTTATTTCTCTATGAACTTCTTGGAAACCTCCTTTttcccatctcaaatgcccaggagcaaggccTGTTCTCGAAAACTAAGGTTTCTCATTATTGCTCTAGCTTATTTTTGCACCAAATTCCTTCTGTTTAtgccttttttttaatttatgcatattTATAATCTATGCACCCCTAGCCAGGTGAGAGGTTCCAGTGTTGCGGTACGATGCTGTATCCAGCCAGAAGATCTAAGGTTGCGAATGCTCCAACTCCAAGAAATCATCTTTGCTATGTGTAAGCAAACATCCATCATTTCTTTATCCATTTATTAGTGCTGCATCATATCAACACGACCTTGCAGGTGTAGCACCGAACATTGCTTCATCTTGACGGGCTGTAAGTTGTAAGTGTTATTGTTGAAACTGATTTCTCTGTAGAAAGCTCCAGTGATATACAATTAACGATACACAGTTCTTTGAACCACCTTCTAGGTGTGACCCAATAACTGGATCATAtggcaattcagtaacaaaagacttcttcagaatcaAACCTTCTGCCCGTTTGTCTGATGCTATAAAATGTGCATAAATGTGCAATAGATGGTCAAGTTAGTGGTTGGGATCGTACTGAATCAGTCATTAGTGATTCTATCTTGAAGTAGACACCGTGAGCCGGGGTAGGATGAACCCTATTGGATTGGCAGCTTTGGCAGCGGCGTTCAGCATGGCAGTTGCGATGGCTCCTCCTCAACATTCAGAACATCCTCACTATCTGTTTGGACCTTTCAAAACAGTGGAATACACCTATCCGGTCAAGATGCCCGAGGTTAAGTGTGGTCACAatctgctgattggctgcgacaaACCTGATGACCAGACCGTCCCTTGTAAGAGTCATACTTCGCTATCGGAGTCGATGGATCATCATCACTACGAAGTACCTTGGGAGCACCATGAAGCATCGATGGAATATCACGAGGCACCAGGAGCGTACTACGAAGATTACCACGAACCGATGGTGGCTTCTCCTAGGCATAAATTCAACAGGAAGCACAAGATGcaccgtcatcatcatcggcGTTTCTGAGAAGCGGAATACGTTTGTGGATTTATTCAATTCAATCAAATTTACATGTATAGAAAATATCGAGTTTACAATAAAATTATTTACTTACTTAGTCCTTAGTTAATGTTTTTCCTCATTTTCCCTTATAGAAACCAAAGTTTTACCATGTCAGGCTATCCCGTGACAAGTTATTGCAAAATTTTCTTCTGCTTGGAAAGATTACTTGGAATATGATCGACCCCTATGACGTTCTCCAACAAAATATCATGTGATGTCAGTAGATAACgtgcaattttgcaaaaatcattCTGCTCACTCAATGAATTAGACTGCGACACACAATATTTATGTAACAGAGAACAGTCCTTTATAAAGTTTTTATAAAAGATAATCTAAACAAGATTACGATCCACATCGTTCTGCGAACCATCACGTAGAGCTGAGTCTAAAATCTAGGTTGTGTGGCAGAATTTGGACAGACAAACAACTCGACAGTTATTCAATTGCGCACACTTTCTAGCAGATACTATAAAATGTGCAGCGGTATGCAAAATATAATCGAGTCACTGGCTTGCGCCTTTGGGGGTCAGTCACCAGTATTTAATTCCCCTTTTGCTGATATTTGATAGCAACACAAGTGAACGCAAACCTCCACAGAATGAAATACTTCGGACTGGCAGCGTTGGCGAGCGCGCTCGGTGCGGCAGCGGCATTGGCCCTTCCCGATGGATACGGCCACAAACACGGTCATGTCAAACCTGGTCCAGCGGTGGAGTACACCTATCCGGCTAAGATGCCCGCGGTCAAGTGTGGCCATCAGCTGTTGGTTGGCTGCGACGCACATCACAGTGTAGTGCCATGTAATGCTCACGCGGCGGCTCCTGCACCAGCTCACCACGAGCCGGCCGCTCCGGCTGAACATTACGGTGATGATCATGAACCGATGGTGGCAGGAAAGCATAAAAAGCATAAGAAGCATCATAAGCACCATCACCACAAGCATCACAAGAAACACCATCACCATCaccatcaccaccatcatcacCATGGCCATCATGGTCATCATGGTCATCACGGGCACCACTTTGGTCATCATCGTTTCTAAGGGAAAAAGCAGGTTTTTATGttattttattcttatttttgttGACTCAGATTTGttggaaaataaaaatcacaAAACAATACAAACGAAAACCTTCATTTATCTATCTTCAAGCAGTAATTGTATTGATGCTTTCATTATTAAGTTAAAATTTTCAGGGTGACTTGTTGATGATTATAGTactgtaaaacggggtaactttgatagtacggTAGGCGTTGTATAATTTATCTCATGTAAAACTGTAAGACATCTAGTGGTTCAATGAAGAATTTCCCGTTTGGCGAAATTTttctcccgaccggaatgggaatcgaacccgcaatccgtggcttacaatacgcctaaaaGGCTGGCGTTACTAACAGTACGATCACGAACCCCACATTGAGCTATGCTGTAtgtattttcataaattataacttcaaaaaatttctgctgagaaattttcaaaagatttatcgaacaaaattccaaataattgccgaaatagaaaaccaaaaaataaattataaagttttggatcaaatccaattaaaattgctgaaaggaatttcaaagaatttgttgaagaaattaCGCCAAAAGGAAACACGAAATGTTTTAACAGGGTTATTTTTAAGAAATACGCCAAAC contains the following coding sequences:
- the LOC109424200 gene encoding vitelline membrane protein 15a-1: MKSVAVAALVAVIISVAVALPDGYHAHHGHAHAAPAVEYTFPVKVPEVKCGHQLLINCNPHHSVVPCNKAAPAPAYHAAPAYHHAPAHHHAPAHGHYPH
- the LOC109424199 gene encoding uncharacterized histidine-rich protein DDB_G0274557, which codes for MKYFGLAALASALGAAAALALPDGYGHKHGHVKPGPAVEYTYPAKMPAVKCGHQLLVGCDAHHSVVPCNAHAAAPAPAHHEPAAPAEHYGDDHEPMVAGKHKKHKKHHKHHHHKHHKKHHHHHHHHHHHHGHHGHHGHHGHHFGHHRF